A single genomic interval of Deltaproteobacteria bacterium harbors:
- a CDS encoding sigma-54-dependent Fis family transcriptional regulator: MPVLRDDGTPQVLLEVGELVQREVDLEKLLALILEKLTRAVGADRGTLYLVDRARGELFSRLAQLPELGEIRIRMGQGIAGHVAATGEIVNVERTSGDARFFAGIDQRTGYRTESALAVPMKGRDGEVLGVVQVLNKKRGAFGDDDVQLLVALAAQAAAALEATSLGPALRPFDGGPRRGLPLAYWFNRIVGESVAMRSVYRLVEKAAATTANVLVRGESGTGKELIARAVHVNSKRADQPFVKVDCAALPAALIENELFGHEKGAFTGADQRAEGKFEAAEGGTVFIDELGELPLTVQGKLLGVLQDREFTRVGGTRPLKADVRVVAATNRDLEKMVAEGRFRADLYYRIKVVEILLPPLRERGPDDVARLVRHFVDTFAKKHGKAVNGVTEDAMARLQRYAWPGNVRELENCIESAVVLSDGGPLRAEQLPLPSASAAASSVSSGGVRTLAELEREAISNALRTFDGNRSQAAKALGIGRNTLLRKLKEYRLD, from the coding sequence ATGCCCGTCCTCCGCGACGATGGCACGCCGCAGGTGTTGCTCGAGGTCGGCGAGCTCGTGCAGCGCGAGGTGGACCTCGAGAAGCTGCTCGCGTTGATCCTGGAGAAGCTCACGCGCGCCGTGGGCGCGGATCGCGGCACGCTGTACCTGGTCGACCGCGCGCGCGGGGAGCTCTTCAGCCGCCTGGCCCAGCTGCCCGAGCTCGGCGAGATCCGCATTCGCATGGGCCAGGGCATCGCTGGCCACGTCGCGGCGACCGGCGAGATCGTGAACGTCGAGCGCACCAGCGGCGACGCGCGCTTCTTCGCGGGCATTGATCAGCGCACCGGCTATCGCACCGAGAGCGCCCTCGCCGTGCCCATGAAGGGCCGCGACGGCGAAGTGCTCGGCGTGGTGCAGGTACTCAACAAGAAGCGCGGCGCGTTCGGCGACGACGACGTGCAGCTCCTCGTCGCGCTCGCCGCCCAGGCCGCGGCGGCGTTGGAAGCGACGAGCCTCGGTCCCGCACTTCGTCCCTTCGACGGCGGGCCGCGTCGCGGGTTGCCGCTGGCGTACTGGTTCAACCGCATCGTCGGCGAGTCGGTGGCGATGCGCAGCGTGTACCGCCTGGTCGAGAAGGCCGCGGCCACCACGGCGAACGTGCTCGTGCGCGGCGAGAGCGGCACCGGCAAGGAGCTCATCGCGCGCGCGGTGCACGTGAACAGCAAGCGCGCCGACCAGCCGTTCGTGAAGGTCGACTGCGCCGCGCTCCCGGCCGCGCTCATCGAGAACGAGCTCTTTGGCCACGAGAAGGGCGCGTTCACCGGCGCCGATCAGCGCGCCGAGGGCAAGTTCGAAGCCGCCGAGGGCGGTACCGTCTTCATCGACGAGCTCGGCGAGTTGCCGCTCACCGTCCAGGGCAAGCTGCTCGGCGTGCTCCAGGATCGCGAGTTCACGCGCGTGGGCGGCACCCGGCCGCTCAAGGCCGACGTGCGCGTGGTGGCCGCGACCAATCGCGACCTGGAGAAGATGGTCGCCGAGGGGCGCTTCCGCGCGGACCTCTACTATCGAATCAAGGTGGTGGAGATTCTGCTGCCGCCGCTGCGCGAGCGCGGCCCCGATGACGTCGCGCGGCTGGTGCGGCACTTCGTGGACACCTTCGCCAAGAAGCACGGAAAGGCCGTGAACGGCGTCACCGAAGACGCGATGGCCCGGTTGCAGCGCTACGCGTGGCCCGGCAACGTGCGCGAGCTGGAGAACTGCATCGAGAGCGCGGTGGTCCTCTCCGACGGCGGCCCGCTCCGCGCCGAGCAGCTGCCGCTCCCCTCTGCGAGCGCGGCGGCATCGAGCGTGTCGAGCGGTGGCGTACGCACCCTCGCCGAGCTGGAGCGCGAGGCGATTTCCAACGCGCTCCGCACCTTCGACGGAAATCGCTCGCAGGCTGCGAAGGCGCTGGGAATCGGTCGCAACACGCTGCTGCGCAAGCTCAAGGAATACCGGTTGGACTAG
- a CDS encoding FG-GAP repeat protein, whose amino-acid sequence MARARFTLLLLAAGCSRTFSAPASQPLQADPAFLSVAPQQALVLKAEGGRGESTYVWSWIEGGQLSGADATLDATGHYRAGSQGSAQDVVQVSDGTSTVQVHLAVGQRLTLAPAAVSLAPDAGLTFLAAGGKPPYQFSFGAAQCPERSEPTSAPGRTIDSSSGAYHAGSTADSLDCVVVTDATADESGPHAFAATPVAVGHSLAVYPASIDTPVAPTSTIDFVALGGQPPYTFAITTDGGSTIDPVLGHFTASAKGGAPDTVQVSDAVGSSVQVVVPIGPALSASFLSPASPLPGVSQELGASGGRPPYSFGFAPHGNRTNGTVVPSSSGGALYTPGMNAGASDILRVSDATGVAFVDLPVPPNGPRYVAAGPGTHAAVGDFDGDGMTDLVIGDTSNLLIPSNRRLDLVLAPGTDSPQLTSYDRGGTLLDFLVDDLDGDGLSDLVLFRGDGIDVAYGTFSGALEPPVRVMDSYVRGAVPQVTTAHDATGAVHLAFGGLPDAGGLCAPTGINTPEMVDAVYPPFSRTPIFSCRPGSKTMVGMAAGDFFFDGGTEVAWVDDGGVHVDPVPFVDDGGFQLDVQLDAGDVSQTSTVFSTSTTVLALRGRGAGPDQLLVRLSAGGVQTAQSVTLAPVPTLSAPFVLPFTRAVEGMAARATLAGQPDDRVLAWDSSGGSVLQLCVDPSGTLSRDVDVPPVAFQVEAVASGDFDGDGLSDVAELTDTQVVQTDLQWGSGTLGFAQQLHFERHGTLLQSDIDGDGLDDFIDLAEDGTAQVLFGGDGQLAYGPTYRTPKPTLGGILEHLLPDGGLAFLAAYNEGGFAMFAVQPDGHITPAGPGFGSVVGGADSAVHEVDGTPMLESVNTMNRAYFGGALPVDAFTSEVVLPSDGGFQSTIGSAIVFGPDGYATRYPAPPLPSNGIACKLAAPRSSPGGGSYLVAACRTNGRALIGFYRTSFDGGVFDDWADAGTVESSIVTPGGFVFDTLNLRSIADGERAYFTVNSVSTSDTRIDAAPPQVVRVGLNDFTVFTLPDGGAPGVAGMRLADPDGGPDKLLVHMAGPTLMVQPLDDGGIEVLTAIEDRGAPTKLAVLTDGGPPSMIFNENGLKELVIHPLGVDGGYQ is encoded by the coding sequence ATGGCGCGGGCACGCTTCACACTGCTGCTCCTGGCTGCGGGCTGCTCGCGAACCTTCAGTGCGCCCGCGTCGCAGCCGCTGCAGGCGGACCCGGCGTTCCTCTCCGTGGCGCCGCAGCAGGCGCTGGTCTTGAAGGCCGAGGGCGGCCGCGGCGAGTCGACGTACGTGTGGAGCTGGATCGAAGGCGGCCAGCTCTCCGGCGCCGACGCCACGCTCGATGCGACGGGCCACTACCGCGCAGGCTCGCAGGGCAGCGCGCAGGACGTGGTGCAGGTGAGCGACGGCACGAGCACGGTGCAGGTGCACCTCGCCGTGGGCCAGCGGCTCACGCTCGCGCCCGCGGCGGTGAGCCTCGCGCCGGATGCCGGACTGACGTTCCTCGCGGCAGGCGGAAAGCCGCCCTACCAGTTCAGCTTCGGCGCCGCGCAGTGTCCCGAGCGCAGCGAGCCCACCAGCGCGCCGGGGCGCACCATCGATTCGAGCAGCGGCGCGTACCACGCGGGCAGCACGGCGGACTCGCTCGATTGCGTGGTCGTCACCGACGCGACTGCGGACGAGAGCGGCCCACACGCCTTCGCCGCCACGCCTGTCGCCGTGGGCCACAGCCTGGCCGTCTATCCCGCGAGCATCGACACGCCCGTCGCGCCCACCTCCACCATCGACTTCGTCGCGTTGGGCGGCCAGCCGCCGTACACCTTCGCCATCACCACGGACGGCGGCTCGACGATCGATCCGGTGCTCGGCCACTTCACCGCGAGCGCGAAGGGCGGCGCGCCGGACACGGTGCAGGTCAGCGACGCCGTGGGCTCGAGTGTGCAGGTGGTGGTGCCCATTGGCCCCGCGCTCTCGGCGTCCTTCCTCTCGCCGGCGAGCCCGCTCCCAGGCGTGTCCCAGGAGCTCGGCGCGAGCGGCGGCCGGCCGCCGTACAGCTTTGGCTTCGCGCCGCACGGCAACCGCACCAACGGCACGGTGGTTCCCTCGAGCAGCGGCGGCGCGCTCTACACACCCGGCATGAACGCGGGCGCGAGCGACATCCTCCGCGTGAGCGACGCCACCGGCGTGGCCTTCGTGGATCTCCCTGTGCCGCCGAATGGCCCGCGCTACGTGGCCGCTGGCCCGGGCACGCACGCCGCGGTGGGCGACTTCGACGGCGACGGGATGACGGACCTCGTCATCGGCGACACCAGCAACCTGCTCATCCCCAGCAACCGCCGCCTTGATCTGGTGCTCGCGCCGGGAACGGACTCGCCGCAGCTGACGAGCTACGACCGCGGCGGGACGTTGCTCGACTTCCTCGTCGACGACCTCGACGGCGACGGGCTCTCGGATCTGGTGCTCTTCCGCGGCGACGGCATCGACGTGGCCTACGGCACGTTCTCGGGCGCGCTCGAGCCACCCGTGCGCGTGATGGACTCGTACGTGCGCGGCGCCGTGCCCCAGGTCACCACGGCCCACGACGCCACGGGCGCGGTGCACCTGGCGTTTGGCGGCCTGCCCGACGCGGGCGGGCTCTGCGCGCCGACGGGCATCAACACCCCGGAGATGGTGGACGCGGTGTACCCGCCCTTCAGCCGCACGCCGATCTTCAGCTGCAGGCCGGGCAGCAAGACCATGGTGGGCATGGCCGCCGGCGACTTCTTCTTCGACGGCGGCACCGAGGTGGCGTGGGTGGACGACGGCGGCGTGCATGTGGACCCGGTGCCCTTCGTCGACGACGGCGGCTTTCAGCTCGACGTGCAGCTCGACGCGGGCGACGTGAGCCAGACGAGCACCGTCTTCTCGACGAGCACCACCGTGCTCGCCTTGCGCGGCCGCGGCGCGGGCCCGGATCAGCTGCTGGTGCGGCTCAGCGCAGGCGGCGTCCAGACCGCGCAGTCGGTGACGCTGGCGCCCGTGCCCACCCTCTCCGCGCCGTTCGTGCTGCCCTTCACGCGCGCCGTCGAGGGCATGGCCGCGCGCGCCACGCTCGCCGGACAGCCAGATGATCGCGTGCTCGCGTGGGACAGCTCGGGTGGCTCGGTGCTGCAGCTCTGCGTGGACCCCTCGGGCACGCTCAGCCGCGACGTGGACGTTCCGCCGGTGGCGTTCCAGGTGGAGGCCGTGGCCTCGGGGGACTTTGACGGGGATGGCCTGTCCGACGTAGCGGAGCTCACCGATACCCAGGTGGTGCAGACCGATCTGCAGTGGGGCTCGGGCACGCTCGGCTTCGCGCAGCAGCTGCACTTCGAGCGGCACGGCACGCTCCTGCAAAGTGACATCGACGGCGACGGGCTCGACGACTTCATCGACCTCGCCGAGGACGGCACCGCCCAGGTGCTCTTCGGCGGCGACGGCCAGCTCGCGTACGGGCCCACCTACCGCACGCCCAAGCCGACCCTGGGCGGGATCCTCGAGCACCTCCTCCCCGACGGCGGCCTCGCGTTCCTGGCCGCGTACAACGAAGGTGGCTTTGCCATGTTCGCGGTCCAGCCCGACGGCCACATCACGCCCGCGGGCCCCGGCTTCGGGAGCGTGGTCGGCGGCGCGGACTCGGCGGTGCACGAGGTGGACGGCACGCCGATGCTCGAATCGGTGAACACCATGAACCGGGCCTACTTCGGCGGCGCCCTCCCGGTGGACGCATTCACCTCCGAGGTGGTCCTCCCCAGCGACGGCGGATTCCAGTCGACCATCGGCAGCGCCATCGTGTTCGGGCCCGACGGCTACGCCACGCGCTACCCGGCGCCGCCGCTGCCCAGCAATGGGATCGCCTGCAAGCTCGCCGCGCCGCGCTCGTCGCCGGGCGGCGGCAGCTACCTGGTGGCGGCCTGCCGCACGAACGGGCGCGCGCTCATCGGGTTCTACCGGACCAGCTTCGACGGCGGCGTGTTCGACGACTGGGCGGATGCGGGCACGGTGGAGTCGTCGATCGTGACCCCCGGCGGCTTCGTCTTCGACACCTTGAACCTGCGCAGCATCGCCGACGGCGAGCGCGCGTACTTCACGGTGAACTCCGTCTCCACGAGCGACACCCGCATCGACGCCGCGCCGCCTCAGGTGGTGCGCGTGGGCCTGAACGACTTCACCGTGTTCACGCTGCCCGACGGCGGCGCGCCCGGCGTGGCCGGAATGCGCCTCGCGGATCCCGACGGCGGACCGGACAAGCTCCTGGTGCACATGGCCGGGCCGACGCTCATGGTCCAGCCGCTCGACGACGGAGGCATCGAGGTGCTCACGGCGATCGAGGATCGCGGCGCGCCCACCAAGCTCGCGGTGCTCACCGATGGCGGACCGCCGTCGATGATCTTCAACGAGAATGGCTTGAAGGAGCTCGTGATCCACCCGCTCGGCGTCGATGGCGGTTATCAATAG
- a CDS encoding aminotransferase class V-fold PLP-dependent enzyme: MPSPLHAHWTLDPSITFLNHGSFGACPRAVLAVQQREREKLEQEPVRYLARELEARIDASREVLARFIGADARDLVFVTNATSAVNAVLRSLRFSPGDELLCTDHGYNACANVLRHVAEQSGAKIVVARVPFPLTSEQQVVDAVLAAVTPKTRFALLDHVTSPTGLVFPIEALVRELQGRGVPVMVDGAHAPGMVPLNLEQLGASYYTGNCHKWLCAPKGVGFLHVRRALQKPIRPPVISHGANSPRADKSRFQLEFDWTGTLDPSAILALPEALSTLAALVPGGWPEVMQRNRALALAGRKLLCDALKIDAPSPESMIGSLAAVPLPDGSSEPPKSPLYNDPLQVALFERFQIEVPIVPWPAPPKRLLRISAQLYNAMDDCERVVMALRELL; the protein is encoded by the coding sequence ATGCCCTCGCCGCTGCACGCGCACTGGACGCTGGATCCGTCGATCACGTTTCTGAACCACGGGAGCTTCGGCGCCTGTCCGCGCGCGGTGCTCGCCGTGCAGCAGCGCGAGCGCGAGAAGCTCGAGCAGGAGCCGGTGCGCTACCTGGCGCGCGAGCTCGAGGCGCGCATCGATGCGTCGCGCGAGGTGCTCGCCCGCTTCATCGGCGCCGACGCGCGCGACCTCGTCTTCGTCACCAATGCGACCAGCGCCGTGAACGCCGTGCTGCGCTCCCTGCGCTTCTCGCCGGGCGACGAGCTGCTATGCACCGACCACGGCTACAACGCGTGCGCCAACGTGCTGCGCCACGTGGCCGAGCAGAGCGGGGCGAAGATCGTCGTGGCGCGGGTGCCGTTTCCGCTCACGAGCGAGCAGCAGGTGGTCGACGCCGTGCTCGCGGCGGTGACGCCGAAGACGCGGTTCGCGCTCCTCGATCACGTGACCAGTCCCACCGGGCTGGTGTTCCCGATCGAAGCGCTGGTGCGCGAGCTCCAGGGGCGCGGCGTGCCGGTGATGGTCGATGGCGCGCATGCGCCGGGGATGGTGCCGCTGAACCTCGAGCAGCTCGGCGCGAGCTACTACACGGGCAACTGTCACAAGTGGCTCTGCGCGCCGAAGGGCGTGGGCTTTCTGCACGTGCGGCGCGCGCTTCAGAAGCCCATCCGGCCGCCGGTGATTTCACACGGCGCGAACTCGCCGCGCGCGGACAAGTCGCGCTTTCAGCTTGAGTTCGATTGGACGGGCACGCTCGATCCCTCGGCGATCCTCGCGCTGCCCGAGGCGCTCTCGACGCTGGCCGCGCTCGTGCCCGGCGGCTGGCCCGAGGTGATGCAGCGCAATCGCGCGCTCGCGCTCGCGGGGCGAAAGCTGCTCTGCGACGCGCTGAAGATCGATGCTCCGTCGCCGGAGTCGATGATCGGCTCGCTGGCCGCGGTGCCGCTGCCGGATGGCTCGAGCGAGCCGCCGAAGTCGCCGCTCTACAACGATCCGCTCCAGGTCGCTCTCTTCGAACGGTTCCAGATCGAAGTTCCGATTGTTCCCTGGCCCGCGCCGCCGAAGCGGCTCCTGCGCATCTCGGCCCAGCTCTACAACGCGATGGATGACTGCGAGCGCGTGGTCATGGCGCTGCGTGAGCTGCTGTAA
- a CDS encoding bifunctional helix-turn-helix domain-containing protein/methylated-DNA--[protein]-cysteine S-methyltransferase: MPSDYTRVETAIRFIDAHAANHPDLEAVAGAIGLSPFHAQRLFQRWAGVSPKRFLQALTVERAKPMLAASNGLLQTSLALGLSGPGRLHDLFLRVEAMTPGEFGAGGAVVVLWGVHETPFGRALFASTERGLCHLAFLEPLSEDDAVAELKHRWPHAELRHDPAATRAAAKEIDRRIRGQAPKPLGILLQGTPFQLQVWQALLRVPAGETTTYGALANEAGRPSSSRAVGQAVGANPIGWLIPCHRVIQSTGALGGYRWGPPRKRSMLALEVARASG, from the coding sequence ATGCCGAGCGACTACACCCGCGTCGAGACCGCCATCCGCTTCATCGACGCGCATGCGGCGAACCACCCGGACCTGGAAGCCGTCGCCGGCGCGATTGGGCTGAGCCCGTTTCACGCGCAGCGGTTGTTCCAGCGCTGGGCGGGCGTGAGTCCGAAGCGCTTCCTGCAAGCGCTGACGGTGGAGCGCGCCAAGCCGATGCTCGCTGCGTCGAATGGGCTGCTGCAGACGAGCCTGGCGCTCGGGCTCTCGGGGCCCGGTCGGCTGCACGATCTGTTCCTGCGCGTGGAAGCGATGACGCCGGGCGAGTTCGGCGCGGGCGGGGCGGTCGTGGTGCTCTGGGGCGTACACGAGACGCCGTTCGGGCGCGCGCTCTTCGCGTCGACGGAGCGCGGGCTCTGTCACCTCGCGTTCCTCGAGCCGCTGAGCGAAGACGACGCGGTCGCCGAGCTGAAACATCGGTGGCCGCACGCCGAGCTCCGGCACGATCCGGCGGCCACCCGCGCCGCCGCGAAGGAGATCGATCGCCGCATCCGCGGCCAGGCGCCGAAGCCGCTGGGCATCCTGCTTCAGGGCACGCCGTTTCAGCTTCAGGTGTGGCAGGCGCTGCTGCGCGTCCCCGCCGGCGAGACCACGACGTATGGCGCGCTCGCGAACGAGGCGGGACGTCCGTCGTCGTCGCGCGCGGTGGGTCAGGCCGTGGGCGCGAATCCGATTGGCTGGCTCATCCCGTGTCACCGGGTGATCCAGTCGACGGGCGCGCTGGGCGGCTATCGCTGGGGTCCGCCGCGGAAGCGGTCGATGCTGGCCCTCGAGGTCGCGCGCGCGTCAGGCTGA
- a CDS encoding NAD-dependent deacylase, producing MEKLELDDQTHLLVLTGAGASAESGIPTFRGLTADEDLSESDRERLSTLHGLLDEPARFWRIFSGRRAKLLEARPNAGHRALAAIEEQLGERFLLATQNVDGLHQLAGSKRVLELHGNLLRTRCTRCRRPAFADIRQYERPPVCELCEAEGRANDPHDVPWLRPDVVLFGEHLAPKTLERIEKFVERAARERLVYLAVGTSGLVYPAAELVQQTHRAGAETWLVNLEPAANTESFDHFIQGKSGAILPKLLGVSA from the coding sequence ATGGAGAAGCTCGAGCTCGACGACCAGACCCACCTGCTCGTCCTCACCGGCGCTGGCGCCTCGGCCGAGAGCGGCATCCCGACGTTCCGCGGCCTCACCGCCGACGAGGACCTGAGCGAGTCCGACCGCGAGCGGCTCTCCACGCTCCACGGCCTCCTCGACGAGCCCGCGCGCTTCTGGCGCATCTTCTCCGGCCGACGCGCAAAGCTGCTGGAGGCCAGGCCGAACGCCGGCCACCGCGCGCTCGCGGCCATCGAGGAGCAGCTGGGCGAGCGCTTCCTCCTCGCCACGCAGAACGTCGACGGCCTGCACCAGCTCGCGGGCTCCAAGCGCGTCCTCGAGCTGCACGGAAATCTGCTGCGCACGCGCTGCACGCGCTGTCGCCGGCCCGCGTTCGCCGACATCCGGCAGTACGAGCGCCCGCCCGTCTGCGAGCTCTGCGAAGCCGAAGGGCGCGCCAACGATCCCCACGACGTGCCCTGGCTGCGGCCCGACGTCGTCCTCTTCGGCGAGCACCTCGCGCCCAAGACCCTCGAGCGCATCGAGAAGTTCGTCGAGCGCGCTGCGCGCGAGCGGCTGGTGTACCTGGCCGTCGGGACGTCGGGGCTCGTCTATCCTGCGGCAGAGCTGGTGCAGCAGACGCACCGCGCGGGCGCGGAGACCTGGCTCGTGAACCTCGAGCCTGCGGCGAACACCGAGTCGTTCGACCACTTCATCCAAGGCAAGTCGGGCGCAATCCTGCCCAAGCTGCTCGGCGTCTCAGCCTGA
- a CDS encoding DUF4261 domain-containing protein, whose amino-acid sequence MPVPIPNDEAVHAVRTSWMWQQPDDAIRAHRSHAIVTAMSSGDPVRDATLVARFCAAALKAYSGVALYWGSGRQVLPPAVVEGMTTELDGLPVMLWIGLTISGESKTGPFSAATHGLEALGHKEFEVRGTRAGIGNLRGHLYNFASYVLENGPVLKHGQTIGPDADTHWKISHEPSKLVPGRDVIVLGIP is encoded by the coding sequence ATGCCCGTGCCCATTCCCAACGACGAGGCCGTCCACGCCGTTCGCACCTCGTGGATGTGGCAGCAGCCAGACGACGCCATCCGGGCGCATCGCTCGCACGCGATCGTGACGGCGATGTCCTCAGGTGACCCGGTGCGCGACGCGACGCTCGTCGCACGCTTTTGTGCCGCGGCGCTGAAGGCCTATTCGGGCGTTGCGCTCTACTGGGGCAGCGGCCGGCAAGTGCTGCCGCCTGCCGTAGTCGAGGGCATGACCACCGAACTCGACGGCCTACCCGTGATGCTGTGGATTGGGCTCACCATCTCTGGCGAATCGAAGACAGGTCCGTTCTCTGCCGCGACGCACGGCCTCGAGGCGCTCGGCCACAAGGAGTTCGAGGTCCGGGGAACCCGCGCGGGCATCGGCAACTTGCGGGGCCATCTCTACAACTTCGCGAGCTACGTGCTCGAAAATGGTCCGGTGCTGAAGCACGGCCAGACCATCGGCCCCGACGCCGACACGCACTGGAAGATCAGCCACGAGCCGAGCAAGCTTGTTCCCGGGCGCGATGTGATCGTGTTGGGGATTCCGTAG
- a CDS encoding barstar family protein, with the protein MAAFRDDPETWSRLDFRLLQAGPVALYLKRTVLEEDLSWLSTNAYVIDRFDAAAWSSPAEALARLAVQLDFPDYFGHNLDALNDCMRDIAIPDEGGRCLVFDRFDAAAESFGDFTWNVLDIFANQSRQHMLVGRRLLVILQSDDPQLSFKPIGCSSPSWNPREWMNKDRGL; encoded by the coding sequence ATGGCCGCGTTCCGCGACGATCCCGAGACCTGGTCGCGCCTCGATTTTCGCCTGCTTCAAGCGGGACCAGTCGCGCTCTACTTGAAGCGGACCGTGCTCGAGGAGGATCTGAGCTGGCTGAGCACGAACGCCTACGTCATCGATCGCTTTGACGCGGCGGCATGGAGCTCGCCTGCCGAGGCGCTCGCGAGACTCGCGGTGCAGCTCGATTTCCCCGACTACTTCGGCCACAACCTCGACGCGCTCAACGACTGCATGCGCGACATCGCCATTCCTGATGAAGGCGGCCGATGCCTCGTGTTCGATCGCTTCGACGCGGCCGCCGAATCGTTCGGCGACTTCACCTGGAACGTGCTCGACATCTTCGCGAACCAGAGCCGACAGCACATGCTCGTCGGACGACGGCTGCTCGTCATCCTCCAGTCGGATGATCCGCAGCTGAGCTTCAAACCCATCGGCTGCAGTTCGCCGTCGTGGAACCCGCGCGAGTGGATGAACAAGGACCGCGGACTCTAG